The Microbacterium luteum genome includes a region encoding these proteins:
- a CDS encoding DUF6412 domain-containing protein, whose protein sequence is MTGAEETTMIGMVREVALAAFAVVGLAAPPSVASVGALAVTAALVIGVLLIALRVPPVDENGACPRRTASAAISPSAPLAQSDPDAPGHPRSRAPGLVAPAT, encoded by the coding sequence GTGACGGGTGCAGAGGAGACCACGATGATCGGCATGGTGCGTGAGGTCGCCCTCGCCGCGTTCGCCGTCGTGGGCCTCGCCGCACCGCCCTCCGTCGCCTCCGTCGGCGCTCTCGCCGTCACGGCGGCGCTCGTCATCGGCGTTCTTCTCATCGCCCTGCGCGTTCCTCCGGTCGACGAGAACGGGGCGTGCCCCCGACGGACGGCGTCCGCGGCCATCTCCCCCTCGGCACCCCTCGCGCAGAGCGACCCCGACGCTCCGGGGCATCCGCGGTCGCGGGCACCGGGTCTCGTGGCACCGGCCACGTAG
- a CDS encoding YidC/Oxa1 family membrane protein insertase gives MDLFAVPPFSSALSAVYHALTALADLLAPVAGAGAPALAVVAATLFVRAALIPAGIAGARAEQSRARLAPDIARLRERWKGQPERLQREIVELYRRHGVSPIAGCLPALAQAPVLGILYAVFVHADIAGEANLLLSGRLFGAALGTTVVGALGDPATLLVFAVLAIVVAVIAESSRRTAAVSVPPGMPSGPTRLAGALHFAPLAAIAVLPLAGGVYLCVSLAWTLAQRAVLRRCYPVA, from the coding sequence ATGGACCTCTTCGCCGTTCCCCCCTTCTCCTCCGCCCTCTCGGCGGTCTATCACGCCCTCACCGCGCTCGCCGACCTGCTTGCACCCGTCGCGGGGGCCGGGGCCCCGGCCCTCGCCGTCGTCGCCGCGACCCTCTTCGTGCGCGCCGCCCTGATCCCCGCCGGAATCGCCGGAGCTCGCGCGGAGCAGTCGCGCGCCCGACTCGCACCGGACATCGCCCGTCTCCGAGAACGGTGGAAGGGGCAACCGGAGCGCTTGCAGCGCGAGATCGTCGAGCTGTACCGACGCCACGGCGTCTCGCCGATCGCCGGATGCCTGCCGGCACTCGCGCAAGCTCCCGTCCTGGGAATCCTCTACGCCGTGTTCGTGCATGCTGACATCGCCGGCGAAGCGAACCTTCTTCTCAGCGGAAGGCTCTTCGGCGCTGCACTGGGGACGACGGTCGTCGGCGCGCTCGGCGACCCGGCGACCCTGCTCGTCTTCGCGGTGCTGGCGATCGTCGTCGCCGTGATCGCCGAGTCCTCGCGTCGCACCGCAGCCGTCTCCGTTCCTCCGGGGATGCCGTCCGGACCGACGAGGCTGGCCGGCGCACTGCACTTCGCCCCGCTCGCGGCAATCGCCGTTCTGCCCCTAGCCGGCGGTGTCTACCTGTGCGTCTCTCTGGCGTGGACGCTCGCGCAGCGCGCCGTCCTCCGACGGTGCTATCCGGTCGCGTGA
- a CDS encoding lytic transglycosylase domain-containing protein: protein MHTNTTSSPAPSRRVRREIARRNRRRPAIAAASLALGVLAVGAVTGTTAVSQASASSTPALAAYALASHTTATPAPTGSATSFDLDDISDEAEEALIAAADALASADDVESDVADSGLDLGDASTDVDTDALEEAIEDLDGAHLLPSPAVADMTEDVTTLVAAVSEDVAGMRGSLEAAEQKKAEEEAAEKARKEAEAAAAAEAAAAEAAAQEEAAAAEQAASTGSVSSVPDPGYAAGGTSAGEAQSIARGMLGGYGWGDDQFSCLVALWNKESGWNYQAYNASSGAYGIPQALPGSKMASAGADWQTNAATQISWGLGYISGRYGSPCGAWDHSQSVGWY from the coding sequence ATGCACACGAACACGACGTCCTCCCCTGCCCCCAGTCGACGCGTCCGACGCGAGATCGCACGCCGCAATCGTCGACGCCCCGCCATCGCGGCCGCGAGCCTCGCCCTCGGTGTACTCGCCGTCGGTGCCGTGACCGGCACCACCGCGGTGTCGCAGGCCTCCGCGTCCTCCACCCCCGCTCTGGCCGCCTACGCGCTCGCGTCGCACACCACCGCCACGCCGGCGCCGACCGGCTCGGCGACGAGCTTCGACCTCGACGACATCAGCGACGAGGCCGAAGAGGCTCTCATCGCCGCCGCAGATGCCCTCGCATCGGCGGACGACGTCGAAAGCGACGTCGCCGACTCGGGCCTCGACCTCGGTGACGCCTCGACCGACGTCGACACGGATGCGCTCGAGGAGGCCATCGAGGATCTCGACGGCGCTCACCTGCTGCCCTCCCCCGCCGTCGCAGACATGACCGAGGACGTCACGACCCTGGTCGCAGCCGTCTCCGAAGACGTCGCCGGCATGCGCGGCAGCCTCGAAGCCGCCGAGCAGAAGAAGGCGGAGGAAGAGGCCGCCGAGAAGGCGCGCAAGGAAGCCGAGGCAGCGGCGGCCGCTGAGGCGGCAGCCGCCGAAGCCGCCGCGCAGGAGGAGGCCGCCGCCGCCGAGCAGGCCGCGTCCACCGGATCCGTCTCGAGTGTTCCGGACCCGGGCTACGCCGCGGGCGGCACCAGCGCCGGTGAAGCGCAGTCCATCGCGCGCGGGATGCTCGGCGGCTACGGCTGGGGCGACGACCAGTTCAGCTGCCTGGTCGCCCTGTGGAACAAGGAGTCGGGCTGGAACTATCAGGCGTACAACGCCTCGAGCGGCGCCTACGGCATCCCGCAGGCTCTGCCGGGCAGCAAGATGGCCTCTGCCGGCGCCGACTGGCAGACCAATGCCGCGACCCAGATCTCCTGGGGCCTGGGCTACATCTCCGGCCGCTACGGTTCGCCCTGCGGTGCGTGGGACCACTCGCAGTCTGTCGGCTGGTACTGA
- a CDS encoding NUDIX hydrolase: MRVPLPERGARAELADVASGRGGGVDLSALHALPRAAESRPAAVLMLFGVLDALPSDRDARDAAVSADLDVLLLARAATLSSHAGQIAFPGGRVDPADDGPVAAALREAREETGLDPDGVDVLGVLDEVPLAYSRHVVSPVLGWWRQPTPVGVVDERESSDVFRAPVADLLDPDRRGTVVVRRDGQTWRGPAFTVPHAGGQHLVWGFTAILLDRLFDRLGWAEPWDRARELPLEIPDR; encoded by the coding sequence ATGCGTGTGCCCCTTCCCGAACGCGGCGCTCGTGCGGAGCTGGCAGATGTCGCCTCCGGGCGCGGAGGCGGTGTGGACCTTTCGGCCCTCCACGCGCTGCCGCGAGCAGCCGAGTCCCGGCCGGCGGCCGTGCTGATGCTCTTCGGCGTCCTCGATGCTCTGCCGAGCGATCGGGATGCTCGGGACGCGGCGGTCTCGGCGGATCTCGACGTGCTGCTACTGGCGCGCGCGGCGACCCTCAGCTCGCACGCGGGCCAGATCGCTTTCCCCGGCGGGCGGGTCGACCCGGCGGACGACGGACCGGTCGCAGCAGCCTTGCGCGAGGCGCGCGAGGAGACGGGGCTGGACCCCGACGGCGTCGACGTGCTCGGCGTGCTCGACGAAGTGCCCCTCGCGTATTCGCGTCATGTCGTGAGTCCGGTGCTCGGGTGGTGGCGACAGCCGACCCCGGTGGGAGTGGTGGATGAGCGCGAGTCGTCGGATGTGTTCCGCGCTCCCGTCGCCGACCTTCTCGACCCGGACCGTCGTGGCACGGTCGTCGTGCGGCGTGACGGCCAGACGTGGCGCGGACCCGCCTTCACCGTCCCTCATGCCGGTGGTCAACACCTCGTGTGGGGGTTCACCGCGATCCTGCTGGATCGCCTGTTCGACCGGCTCGGATGGGCCGAACCGTGGGACCGCGCGCGGGAGCTGCCGCTGGAGATCCCGGACCGATGA
- a CDS encoding NYN domain-containing protein, producing MSERNTWVLVDGENIDATLGSSILGRRPQPEERPRWDRLLGFVSERWGQPAKGLFFLNASAHLPMSFVQALLALGYQPVSLSGASDEKVVDIAIQRTLRALAAHDGDVVLVSHDRDFVDDLAGLAGSRRLGVLAFHEFRSSEYASIPGLELFDLEYDADAFDAPLPRVRVIPIDEFDPEMFLQA from the coding sequence GTGAGCGAACGCAACACCTGGGTGCTCGTCGACGGCGAGAACATCGATGCGACCCTCGGGTCATCGATCCTGGGCCGTCGACCCCAGCCGGAGGAGCGCCCCCGGTGGGACCGCCTGCTGGGGTTCGTGTCGGAGCGCTGGGGACAGCCTGCGAAGGGCCTGTTCTTCCTCAACGCTTCGGCGCACCTGCCCATGTCGTTCGTGCAGGCGCTGCTCGCGCTGGGCTACCAGCCGGTCTCACTCTCCGGGGCGTCCGACGAGAAGGTGGTCGACATCGCCATCCAGCGCACCCTGCGGGCGCTCGCGGCACACGACGGCGATGTCGTGCTGGTCAGCCATGACCGAGACTTCGTCGATGACCTGGCGGGATTGGCCGGCAGTCGTCGTCTCGGCGTGCTCGCGTTCCACGAGTTCCGAAGCAGCGAGTACGCCTCGATCCCCGGCCTGGAGCTGTTCGACCTCGAGTACGACGCGGACGCCTTCGACGCCCCGCTGCCGCGGGTGCGGGTGATCCCGATCGACGAGTTCGATCCCGAGATGTTCCTGCAGGCGTAG
- a CDS encoding DUF2200 domain-containing protein has product MHRIFTMPFADLYPLYVAKAERKGRTRAEVDEVIAWLTAYDGAALARQIDERRTVEQFFADATVNPHVDRITGVVCGVRVEEIEDPLMQKIRYLDKLVDELARGKAMDAVLRRR; this is encoded by the coding sequence ATGCATCGGATCTTCACCATGCCGTTCGCGGACCTGTATCCGCTCTACGTCGCCAAGGCCGAGCGCAAGGGACGCACGCGTGCGGAGGTCGACGAGGTCATCGCATGGCTCACCGCATACGACGGCGCCGCCCTCGCGCGTCAGATCGACGAGCGACGCACCGTCGAGCAGTTCTTCGCCGATGCGACGGTGAACCCCCACGTCGATCGGATCACGGGAGTGGTGTGCGGGGTGCGGGTCGAGGAGATCGAGGATCCGCTCATGCAGAAGATCCGATACCTCGACAAACTCGTGGACGAGTTGGCCCGAGGAAAGGCGATGGACGCGGTCCTCCGGCGACGCTGA
- a CDS encoding M18 family aminopeptidase — MPTASNARAHADDLADFVAASPSSFHAAAEVARRLDDAGFTRLEEGQAWPSDARGGHYVVRDGAAIAWVVPRSATAATGVRIFGAHTDSPGFKLKPKPTTGRFGWLQAGVEVYGGPMLNSWLDRELRLAGRLVLDDGRSVLAATGPLLRLPQLAIHLDREVNDRLSLDKQTQTQPVWGLGSADSADLLGELAATAGVDPGRIRGYDVVTADAARGAVFGREDVFFAAGRLDDLASVHAGAVALAAAVDAEPDHIPMLAVFDHEEVGSGTRSGAAGPFLSDVLERLWLGLGADREQQLRALSDSWCVSSDVGHSIHPNYAEKHDPVVQPVLGSGPILKINANQRYATDAAGAAAWNGWCLAAGANVQEFVSHNGVPCGSTIGPITATRLGIRTIDVGIPILSMHSARELAGVSDLWDLRRVAQAYLGG; from the coding sequence TTGCCCACCGCCTCGAACGCCCGCGCCCACGCCGACGACCTCGCCGACTTCGTCGCCGCCTCGCCGTCGAGTTTCCACGCTGCCGCAGAGGTGGCGCGACGGCTGGACGATGCCGGCTTCACGCGTCTCGAGGAGGGTCAGGCGTGGCCCTCGGATGCGCGAGGAGGTCACTACGTCGTGCGCGACGGCGCGGCCATCGCCTGGGTCGTCCCGAGGAGCGCCACCGCCGCCACCGGTGTCCGCATCTTCGGGGCGCACACCGATTCCCCCGGCTTCAAGCTGAAGCCGAAACCGACCACCGGGCGGTTCGGCTGGCTGCAGGCCGGCGTGGAGGTCTACGGGGGCCCGATGCTCAACTCGTGGCTGGACCGGGAACTGCGTCTGGCCGGCCGACTCGTGCTGGACGACGGGCGCAGCGTCCTGGCTGCCACGGGGCCGCTCCTGCGTCTGCCTCAACTCGCGATCCACCTCGACCGCGAGGTGAACGACCGTCTCTCCCTGGACAAGCAGACTCAGACCCAGCCGGTCTGGGGCCTCGGCAGCGCCGACTCCGCGGATCTCCTGGGCGAGCTCGCGGCCACCGCAGGTGTCGACCCCGGCCGGATCCGCGGCTACGACGTCGTCACCGCCGATGCGGCGCGGGGTGCCGTGTTCGGTCGGGAAGACGTCTTCTTCGCCGCGGGTCGGCTGGACGACCTCGCATCCGTGCACGCCGGTGCGGTGGCTCTCGCCGCCGCTGTCGACGCCGAACCGGACCATATCCCGATGCTCGCCGTGTTCGACCACGAGGAGGTGGGCTCCGGCACGCGCTCCGGCGCTGCTGGGCCGTTCCTCTCCGATGTGCTGGAGCGCCTGTGGCTTGGCCTCGGCGCCGACCGGGAGCAGCAGCTGCGTGCGCTGTCGGACTCCTGGTGCGTCTCCAGCGACGTCGGCCACTCGATTCACCCCAACTACGCCGAGAAGCACGATCCGGTCGTCCAGCCCGTGCTCGGGTCGGGGCCCATCCTCAAGATCAACGCGAACCAGCGCTACGCGACGGATGCCGCGGGGGCGGCGGCGTGGAACGGCTGGTGCCTGGCCGCGGGCGCGAATGTCCAGGAGTTCGTCTCGCACAACGGCGTGCCGTGCGGGTCGACCATCGGACCGATCACCGCGACACGTCTCGGAATCCGCACGATCGATGTCGGCATCCCGATCCTGTCGATGCACTCGGCACGCGAACTCGCCGGCGTCAGCGACCTGTGGGATCTGCGCCGCGTCGCGCAGGCGTACCTCGGAGGTTGA
- a CDS encoding DMT family transporter — MTITSFPIIGIALAVLSALLLTLGNFLQSRGVARTSAQGNGLGPADFSRLVRDPVWLGGSALFGLAILVQLSALAFAPLMVVQPVGVVALVFASLLTAWVTQTPPRVREIVAIAVCVGGLGIFVSVAAAVSVQTTITNRQLIAVLIVLLLVLAVTVGAAIVLRRRRMPPVVYVLLGGLYSGFVATLGKTVILRVQTAVVRGDVVLDETNLLTIACTAGIAVAGALSIWCVQTAHTVNSPQVVVAGLTVVDPFVAVVLGITVLQEAASAPWWSFLVFAATGTAAMAGVWMLARDQADPARPSPAMSARRRDPDR, encoded by the coding sequence GTGACCATCACCTCGTTCCCGATCATCGGCATCGCACTGGCGGTGCTGTCGGCTCTCCTGCTGACACTCGGCAACTTCCTGCAATCCCGCGGCGTCGCGCGCACCTCTGCGCAGGGGAATGGACTCGGCCCCGCGGACTTCTCGCGACTCGTGCGCGACCCCGTCTGGCTCGGCGGCAGCGCGCTGTTCGGTCTCGCCATCCTCGTGCAGCTGTCAGCGCTGGCCTTCGCGCCCCTGATGGTCGTGCAGCCCGTCGGAGTCGTCGCGCTCGTCTTCGCGTCACTGCTCACCGCGTGGGTGACACAGACCCCGCCGCGCGTGCGCGAGATCGTTGCGATCGCGGTCTGCGTGGGGGGACTCGGGATCTTCGTCTCCGTCGCCGCTGCGGTCAGCGTGCAGACCACCATCACGAATCGCCAGCTGATCGCGGTGCTCATCGTCCTGCTGCTCGTGCTCGCCGTGACGGTCGGAGCCGCGATCGTCCTGAGACGACGACGCATGCCGCCGGTCGTCTACGTGCTGCTCGGCGGCCTGTACTCCGGGTTCGTCGCCACACTCGGCAAGACCGTCATCCTGCGTGTGCAGACGGCCGTGGTTCGGGGCGACGTCGTGCTCGACGAGACGAATCTCCTCACGATCGCGTGCACAGCGGGGATCGCCGTGGCCGGAGCCCTGTCCATCTGGTGCGTGCAGACCGCGCATACGGTCAACAGCCCACAGGTCGTGGTGGCGGGACTGACCGTGGTCGACCCGTTCGTGGCCGTCGTGCTCGGGATCACCGTGCTGCAGGAGGCGGCTTCGGCGCCGTGGTGGAGCTTCCTGGTCTTCGCAGCGACGGGCACGGCCGCGATGGCGGGGGTCTGGATGCTCGCGCGCGACCAGGCCGATCCGGCTCGTCCGTCACCGGCGATGTCGGCGCGTCGCCGCGATCCGGATCGGTGA
- a CDS encoding ABC1 kinase family protein yields MTDVRHTRARYRRILRFAARYMLQAWWFELFLPRIGLASPAARGRARRLQRLARNFHTLAVALGGLMIKVGQFMSSRLDVLPPEITAELEGLQDEVPPVDFDAIRTLTEAELGAPLPVVYEWVDPTPVAAASLGQAHRARLTPAEAALTGFADVVVKVQRPGIDQIVDVDLAALRRVAAWLDRVRVVREHVDLPALLEEFAVTSLEEIDYIHEAANAERFRDDFADDARVVAPEVAWERSTRRVLTLADVTAIKITDRDALRDAGIDPTEVAHAFAAVMFEQLFSHGYFHADPHPGNVFVTPTPDSDRPWTLTFIDFGMMGEVPDRLRQGLQRLIVAVAARNGRQLVDSIRDVGVLLPSADTVELERAMTALFARFGGMGFAELQEVDPREFRDFAVEFRDLVRRMPFQLPENFLLVIRAVSLTSGVCSALDPAFNIWDAVEPYAQRLIRDEQGNVVQAFAKEAVSVAGLVARMPRRMDDVLSRLEEGRLSVDAPRLDTRLRGLEVLARRVVSAVLFAGLVIAGAVLRPDDPVAGTALMIASVPALLHALLAGFVSRRIP; encoded by the coding sequence ATGACCGACGTGCGGCATACCCGCGCGCGCTACCGACGCATTCTGCGCTTCGCCGCGCGATACATGCTGCAGGCCTGGTGGTTCGAGCTCTTCCTGCCCCGGATCGGTCTGGCCTCCCCCGCCGCCCGCGGACGCGCGCGCCGACTGCAGCGTCTCGCGCGGAACTTCCACACCCTCGCCGTGGCGCTGGGCGGCCTCATGATCAAGGTCGGGCAGTTCATGTCCTCGCGCCTGGACGTGCTGCCGCCCGAGATCACCGCCGAGCTCGAGGGCCTGCAGGATGAGGTGCCTCCGGTCGACTTCGACGCGATCCGGACGCTCACCGAGGCCGAACTCGGGGCGCCCCTGCCGGTCGTATACGAGTGGGTCGATCCCACGCCGGTGGCGGCTGCGTCGCTCGGCCAGGCACATCGCGCCCGGCTGACTCCGGCGGAGGCGGCCCTCACCGGCTTCGCCGATGTCGTCGTCAAGGTGCAGCGTCCCGGAATCGACCAGATCGTCGACGTCGACCTGGCAGCGCTGCGTCGTGTGGCGGCCTGGCTCGATCGCGTGCGGGTCGTGCGCGAGCACGTCGACCTGCCGGCGCTCCTGGAGGAATTCGCGGTCACCAGCCTCGAGGAGATCGACTACATCCACGAGGCCGCCAACGCCGAGCGGTTCCGCGACGACTTCGCCGATGATGCGCGGGTCGTCGCACCCGAGGTCGCGTGGGAACGCTCGACGCGACGCGTGCTCACCCTCGCCGATGTGACGGCCATCAAGATCACCGATCGCGACGCCCTGCGCGACGCGGGGATCGATCCGACCGAGGTCGCCCACGCGTTCGCGGCGGTGATGTTCGAGCAGCTGTTCAGCCACGGCTACTTCCACGCCGATCCGCATCCCGGCAACGTCTTCGTCACTCCGACGCCCGATAGCGATCGGCCGTGGACGCTGACGTTCATCGACTTCGGCATGATGGGCGAGGTCCCCGACCGGCTCCGGCAGGGGCTGCAGCGCCTCATCGTCGCGGTGGCGGCACGCAACGGCCGGCAGCTCGTGGACAGCATCCGAGACGTCGGTGTGCTGCTGCCGTCGGCCGACACGGTCGAACTCGAACGTGCGATGACAGCACTGTTCGCCCGCTTCGGTGGAATGGGGTTCGCGGAGCTGCAGGAGGTCGACCCGCGGGAGTTCCGCGACTTCGCGGTGGAGTTCCGCGACCTGGTGCGGCGGATGCCGTTCCAGCTCCCGGAGAATTTCCTGCTCGTGATCCGTGCGGTCTCCCTCACGTCGGGCGTGTGCAGCGCCCTCGACCCCGCCTTCAACATCTGGGATGCGGTGGAACCGTACGCGCAGCGACTCATCCGCGACGAGCAGGGCAACGTCGTGCAGGCCTTCGCAAAGGAGGCGGTGTCGGTCGCGGGACTGGTCGCGCGCATGCCGCGCCGCATGGACGACGTGCTCAGCCGGCTCGAAGAGGGACGCCTGAGCGTGGATGCACCGAGGCTGGACACGCGACTGCGTGGGCTCGAGGTCCTCGCCCGCCGCGTGGTGTCCGCCGTCCTGTTCGCGGGGCTCGTGATCGCCGGTGCGGTCCTGCGCCCCGATGACCCCGTGGCCGGGACGGCGCTCATGATCGCGTCGGTCCCGGCGCTCCTGCACGCCCTGCTCGCGGGATTCGTCTCACGCCGCATCCCGTGA
- a CDS encoding PadR family transcriptional regulator, with product MNTSFSSGQFGPGRGFTGGGIFDAVDQLREAFEQRFPTRMARGDVRSAVLALLLEKPMHGYQIIAEIGERSGGMWKPSPGSVYPTLQMLTDEGLVVAEESGGKKTYSLTEAGRAEAESSGERSAPWEMPGMKDAARAATLPKAGVKLAQAAAQVAQHGTAEQVAEAERVLDEARRKLYSILAQD from the coding sequence GTGAACACGTCATTCTCATCTGGGCAGTTCGGCCCCGGGCGCGGCTTCACCGGCGGTGGCATCTTCGACGCCGTCGACCAGCTGCGCGAGGCCTTCGAGCAGCGGTTCCCGACGCGCATGGCCCGCGGCGACGTGCGCTCCGCGGTGCTCGCCCTGCTGCTCGAGAAGCCGATGCACGGGTATCAGATCATCGCCGAGATCGGCGAGCGCAGCGGGGGGATGTGGAAGCCGAGCCCCGGTTCGGTGTATCCGACGCTGCAGATGCTCACCGACGAGGGCCTGGTCGTCGCGGAGGAGTCCGGGGGCAAGAAAACCTACTCCCTGACCGAGGCGGGACGGGCCGAGGCCGAGTCGAGTGGAGAGCGCTCGGCGCCGTGGGAGATGCCGGGGATGAAGGATGCGGCGCGCGCCGCGACGCTTCCCAAGGCGGGTGTGAAGCTCGCGCAGGCCGCCGCGCAGGTGGCGCAGCACGGCACCGCGGAGCAGGTCGCCGAAGCGGAGCGAGTCCTCGACGAGGCACGACGTAAGCTCTATTCGATCCTCGCCCAGGACTGA
- a CDS encoding heavy metal-responsive transcriptional regulator, whose product MRIGELANKTKTRPSTLRYYEERGLLQPPDRTPGGYRSYGEESVARLEFISRARAVGLTLAQTAKILDVRDAGGSPCGHVRDLLDRRLVEIDEQVAQLRLLRASIAELREHAQQTPPETCTPESICQYL is encoded by the coding sequence ATGCGGATCGGAGAACTCGCGAACAAGACGAAGACGAGACCGTCGACGCTGCGGTACTACGAGGAGCGAGGGCTGCTTCAGCCGCCCGACCGCACCCCTGGCGGATACCGCAGCTACGGGGAGGAGTCCGTGGCACGACTCGAGTTCATCAGCCGGGCTCGCGCAGTGGGACTCACACTCGCTCAAACCGCCAAGATTCTCGATGTTCGTGACGCGGGCGGTTCGCCATGCGGCCATGTGCGGGATCTCCTTGACCGCCGCCTGGTCGAGATAGACGAGCAGGTCGCGCAGCTACGGCTCCTGCGCGCGAGCATCGCCGAACTTCGGGAGCATGCGCAGCAGACGCCGCCGGAGACCTGCACTCCCGAATCGATCTGCCAATACCTCTGA
- the merA gene encoding mercury(II) reductase — MTRNDEFDLAVIGTGGAAMSAAIHARLEGASVVAIESGTLGGTCVNIGCVPSKTLLAAAHTRHDALANPFPGAPTTAGGVDLGELMQQKDDLIGMLRQTKYADIATAYGFGITPGTATFADPTTLLVDGQPVRAKSYLVATGAEPHIPTIPELENIDYLTSTTAMELTVLPHSLVVIGGGFVGLEQAQLFARLGVDVTIVGRLAPHAEPELSSELRKAFLAEGITVINDRAATITPDGDRVRVSTQTGKEATGERILVATGRTARTRGLDLTAAGIATDERGFIIVDTQQRTTNPAVFAAGDVTDAPQYVYVAAMAGKIAARNALGQREHVDYTGLPSVLFTSPQLASAGITEAEALAAGYRCACRYLRLSDVPRAITNHNTRGGIKIVADADTGKVLGIHALAETAGEMMLAATYAITAGFTVTQLSDTWAPYLTMAEGIRLTANLFRNELPTSCCA, encoded by the coding sequence ATGACCCGGAACGATGAGTTCGATCTTGCGGTGATCGGTACGGGCGGCGCGGCGATGTCCGCGGCGATCCACGCTCGGCTCGAAGGAGCGAGCGTGGTCGCCATCGAGTCCGGAACGCTCGGCGGCACCTGTGTGAACATCGGCTGCGTGCCCTCCAAGACCCTCCTCGCGGCCGCGCACACCCGCCATGACGCGCTCGCCAACCCCTTCCCCGGCGCCCCGACGACCGCCGGCGGGGTTGACCTGGGCGAGCTCATGCAGCAGAAGGACGACCTGATCGGCATGCTTCGACAGACCAAGTACGCCGACATCGCCACCGCGTACGGATTCGGCATCACGCCCGGCACCGCGACGTTCGCCGATCCGACAACCCTGCTCGTCGACGGCCAACCCGTTCGCGCCAAGTCGTATCTCGTGGCCACCGGTGCCGAACCGCACATCCCGACCATCCCCGAACTTGAGAACATCGACTACCTCACCTCGACCACCGCCATGGAACTGACCGTGTTGCCCCATTCGCTAGTGGTGATCGGCGGCGGATTCGTCGGCCTCGAACAAGCCCAACTCTTCGCCCGCCTGGGCGTGGACGTCACCATCGTCGGCCGCCTCGCCCCACACGCCGAACCCGAACTTTCCTCCGAACTCCGCAAAGCGTTCCTTGCCGAGGGAATCACCGTCATCAACGACCGAGCCGCAACCATCACCCCCGACGGCGACCGGGTCCGGGTGAGCACGCAGACCGGAAAGGAAGCCACCGGCGAGCGCATCCTCGTCGCCACCGGGCGAACCGCCCGCACCAGGGGCCTCGACCTGACCGCGGCGGGCATCGCGACCGACGAGCGCGGCTTCATCATCGTCGACACGCAGCAACGGACCACGAACCCGGCCGTGTTCGCCGCCGGCGACGTCACCGACGCACCGCAGTACGTGTACGTCGCCGCGATGGCCGGGAAGATCGCAGCCCGCAACGCCCTCGGTCAGCGCGAGCACGTCGACTACACCGGGCTTCCCTCCGTCCTCTTCACCTCACCCCAGCTCGCCTCCGCCGGGATCACCGAAGCCGAAGCCCTGGCCGCCGGGTATCGGTGCGCCTGCCGCTACCTGCGACTATCCGACGTGCCACGCGCCATCACGAACCACAACACTCGCGGTGGCATCAAGATCGTCGCCGACGCCGACACCGGCAAAGTCCTCGGCATCCACGCCCTCGCCGAGACCGCCGGAGAGATGATGCTCGCCGCGACCTACGCCATCACCGCCGGATTCACCGTCACACAACTCTCCGACACCTGGGCCCCGTACCTCACCATGGCCGAAGGCATCCGCCTGACCGCGAACCTCTTCCGCAACGAACTCCCTACCTCCTGCTGCGCCTGA